Proteins from one Limanda limanda chromosome 4, fLimLim1.1, whole genome shotgun sequence genomic window:
- the zc3h11a gene encoding zinc finger CCCH domain-containing protein 11A isoform X2, which yields MTNHGDDCYFFYYSTCAKGDSCPFRHCEAAMGIETVCNLWQEGRCFRTICKFRHMEITKNRKEIPCYWEKQSAGCQKSHCAFLHEKARYIEGILFPPDKGLSKNEEQLLDETVLLPSVPLATAANPQLRGVIKTESQEPVPSPTHPPVVINPADDDEDEDDLFSEEGDDGRSGSGHRKLPKLDDSLNFGVSTLEEIRLRKALKTSMRRAGYPIQSSDTLANGEKENIQSLCRPALYEARDGQYVFEETERSRGSVAERLGRKMPTIDEKSGGGVQLKRSLAERLGRVVDEEEPLMSPQKVFKPIKERLGSTTALVALTGRAETNTESKKAPEQIRIKTLEEIKQEKAAMSKSQKDGPSIVGPESTKTNKGVKRAISVKDDSIRCVKTFSEINPAKKTRKEEQKPSPKKAKDTVEKPPGKSQAQPNAAGPCSEATNVEEVRVKTLEEIRREKAAKIQAQQGMQAEIKRSTDTKENGEKIPCLLRINKLAPQSSITAQNRAEVTAQTAAPETRPAKTYNVKVKTFEEIMRKKRLRRQEVEEQDKTSAEASDLIPLKSKAASPLNSTASSGARVAAVTSVPVQQSSSPRACESKSKIPRNSREVSVKNSKNSTAPPPAKQSRAAPHESAEFPAADKTLSNNNKKSPEHTRDAKVRPKLNVKPSVMKPAVQVKPGQKRRGTERSAVAAVKPLNSSCREVEEPLPETVCQDGQVLPSSSAAAPPSPSTLLDCLDCSSSPLREELQTVPVFNESLSQETKPTFSINTSRDTGELPQSPVLKTPIQPRARRQSAALSTSAVDDFEDLINEFTDDHLEDDVDPGIGEDDLLQELSEMIDS from the exons ATGACCAACCATGGAGATGACTGCTACTTCTTTTACTATTCCACCTGCGCTAAA GGAGACAGCTGCCCCTTCAGACACTGTGAGGCTGCAATGGGCATTGAAACAGTTTGCAATCTGTGGCAGGAAGGACGCTGCTTTCGGACCATCTGCAAGTTTCGACACATGGAAATCACA aaaaacagaaaggagaTTCCTTGCTATTGGGAGAAACAGTCTGCCGGCTGCCAGAAATCCCACTGTGCCTTCCTCCATGAAAAGGCCCGCTACATAGAGGGCATCTTGTTCCCACCGGATAAAG GTCTGAGCAAGAATGAGGAGCAGCTACTTGACGAAACAGTTCTCCTACCAAGTGTCCCTCTTGCAACTGCAGCCAACCCCCAGCTCAGAGGGGTCATTAAGACCGAAAGTCAGGAGCCGGTACCAAGCCCCACTCACCCACCAGTGGTGATCAATCctgcagatgatgatgaggatgaagatg ACCTTTTCTCAGAGGAAGGAGATGATGGCAGGTCCGGCTCTGGTCATCGAAAGCTACCCAAATTAG ATGACTCACTGAATTTTGGAGTTAGCACCCTGGAGGAGATCAGACTCAGGAAGGCCCTGAAGACCAGCATGAGAAGAGCCGGTTACCCCATCCAGAGTTCTGATACCTTGGccaatggagagaaagaaaacatccaGTCATTATGTCGGCCAGCCCTCTATGAGGCCAGAGATG GCCAATATGTCTTTGAAGAAACTGAGAGATCAAGAGGCAGTGTGGCTGAAAGGCTCGGAAGGAAGATGCCAACTATCG ATGAAAAAAGTGGAGGCGGTGTCCAGCTGAAAAGGAGTCTGGCTGAGCGTCTGGGCAGAGTTGTGGATGAAGAAGAGCCATTAATGTCCCCACAGAAAG tttttAAGCCTATTAAGGAAAGACTTGGATCGACAACTGCTCTTGTTGCACTTACTGGCCGAG CTGAGACCAACACAGAATCTAAGAAAGCTCCTGAGCAGATCCGCATCAAAACTCTGGAGGAGATCAAACAGGAAAAGGCAGCAATGTCTAAGAGCCAGAAGGATGGTCCTTCTATTGTGGGACCAGAGAGCACCAAAACCAATAAGGGTGTCAAGCGAGCCATCAGTGTTAAAGATGACTCAATTCGCTGTGTCAAAACGTTCTCAGAGATCAATCCAGCCAAGAAGAcaaggaaggaggagcagaagcCCAGCCCAAAAAAGGCAAAGGACACTGTGGAGAAACCCCCAGGCAAGAGCCAAGCACAGCCGAATGCAGCTGGGCCCTGTTCTGAGGCTACAAACGTAGAGGAAGTTCGAGTAAAGACCCTGGAGGAGATCCGCAGGGAGAAAGCAGCAAAGATACAGGCTCAACAGGGTATGCAGGCTGAAATCAAGAGGAGCACTGATACTAAGGAGAATGGTGAAAAGATTCCTTGCCTACTGCGCATCAACAAACTAGCTCCCCAAA GCAGCATCACAGCACAGAACAGAGCTGAGGTTACAGCTCAAACTGCTGCTCCTGAG ACCAGGCCTGCAAAGACCTATAACGTCAAGGTCAAGACCTTCGAGGAGATCATGCGCAAGAAGCGCCTCCGcaggcaggaagtggaggagcaggacaaaACCTCAGCTGAAGCAAGTGATTTGATCCCCCTCAAATCCAAGGCTGCATCACCTCTCAACAGCACTGCTTCTTCTGGTGCAAGAGTTGCAGCTGTGACCTCAGTCCCTGTTCAGCAGAGCTCTTCACCAAGGGCGTGCGAGTCTAAGTCAAAGATTCCCAGAAACTCCAGGGAGGTCTCAGTCAAAAACTCAAAGAACTCAACAGCACCGCCACCAGCAAAGCAATCCAGAGCAGCTCCTCATGAAAGTGCAGAGTTCCCGGCCGCTGAcaaaacactgagcaataataataagaaatccCCAGAACACACTCGAGATGCCAAAG TGAGGCCCAAACTGAATGTGAAGCCATCTGTCATGAAGCCTGCAGTGCAGGTGAAACCAGGCCAGAAGAGGAGGGGAACAGAGCGATctgctgtggctgctgtgaAACCTCTGAACAGTagctgcagagaggtggaggagccaCTGCCAGAGACAGTATGCCAAGATGGACAA GTGTTACCATCTTCCAGTGCTGCTGCTCCCCCCAGTCCCAGCACCCTGCTGGACTGCCTGGACTGCAGCTCCAGCCCTCTGAGAGAGGAGCTCCAGACTGTCCCTGTATTCAATGAGAGTCTGAGCCAGGAAACAAAGCCCACCTTCAGTATTAATACTTCCAGAGACACTGGTGAACTCCCCCAAAG CCCAGTCCTGAAGACCCCCATTCAGCCCAGGGCCCGAAGACAGAGCGCTGCTCTGTCCACCTCAGCCGTGGACGACTTCGAGGACCTGATAAACGAATTCACAGACGACCACCTGGAGGACGATGTAGACCCGGGCATCGGAGAGGACGACCTGCTGCAGGAACTCTCagagatgattgacagctga
- the zc3h11a gene encoding zinc finger CCCH domain-containing protein 11A isoform X1, protein MTNHGDDCYFFYYSTCAKGDSCPFRHCEAAMGIETVCNLWQEGRCFRTICKFRHMEITKNRKEIPCYWEKQSAGCQKSHCAFLHEKARYIEGILFPPDKGLSKNEEQLLDETVLLPSVPLATAANPQLRGVIKTESQEPVPSPTHPPVVINPADDDEDEDDLFSEEGDDGRSGSGHRKLPKLDDSLNFGVSTLEEIRLRKALKTSMRRAGYPIQSSDTLANGEKENIQSLCRPALYEARDGQYVFEETERSRGSVAERLGRKMPTIDEKSGGGVQLKRSLAERLGRVVDEEEPLMSPQKVFKPIKERLGSTTALVALTGRAETNTESKKAPEQIRIKTLEEIKQEKAAMSKSQKDGPSIVGPESTKTNKGVKRAISVKDDSIRCVKTFSEINPAKKTRKEEQKPSPKKAKDTVEKPPGKSQAQPNAAGPCSEATNVEEVRVKTLEEIRREKAAKIQAQQGMQAEIKRSTDTKENGEKIPCLLRINKLAPQTGSITAQNRAEVTAQTAAPETRPAKTYNVKVKTFEEIMRKKRLRRQEVEEQDKTSAEASDLIPLKSKAASPLNSTASSGARVAAVTSVPVQQSSSPRACESKSKIPRNSREVSVKNSKNSTAPPPAKQSRAAPHESAEFPAADKTLSNNNKKSPEHTRDAKVRPKLNVKPSVMKPAVQVKPGQKRRGTERSAVAAVKPLNSSCREVEEPLPETVCQDGQVLPSSSAAAPPSPSTLLDCLDCSSSPLREELQTVPVFNESLSQETKPTFSINTSRDTGELPQSPVLKTPIQPRARRQSAALSTSAVDDFEDLINEFTDDHLEDDVDPGIGEDDLLQELSEMIDS, encoded by the exons ATGACCAACCATGGAGATGACTGCTACTTCTTTTACTATTCCACCTGCGCTAAA GGAGACAGCTGCCCCTTCAGACACTGTGAGGCTGCAATGGGCATTGAAACAGTTTGCAATCTGTGGCAGGAAGGACGCTGCTTTCGGACCATCTGCAAGTTTCGACACATGGAAATCACA aaaaacagaaaggagaTTCCTTGCTATTGGGAGAAACAGTCTGCCGGCTGCCAGAAATCCCACTGTGCCTTCCTCCATGAAAAGGCCCGCTACATAGAGGGCATCTTGTTCCCACCGGATAAAG GTCTGAGCAAGAATGAGGAGCAGCTACTTGACGAAACAGTTCTCCTACCAAGTGTCCCTCTTGCAACTGCAGCCAACCCCCAGCTCAGAGGGGTCATTAAGACCGAAAGTCAGGAGCCGGTACCAAGCCCCACTCACCCACCAGTGGTGATCAATCctgcagatgatgatgaggatgaagatg ACCTTTTCTCAGAGGAAGGAGATGATGGCAGGTCCGGCTCTGGTCATCGAAAGCTACCCAAATTAG ATGACTCACTGAATTTTGGAGTTAGCACCCTGGAGGAGATCAGACTCAGGAAGGCCCTGAAGACCAGCATGAGAAGAGCCGGTTACCCCATCCAGAGTTCTGATACCTTGGccaatggagagaaagaaaacatccaGTCATTATGTCGGCCAGCCCTCTATGAGGCCAGAGATG GCCAATATGTCTTTGAAGAAACTGAGAGATCAAGAGGCAGTGTGGCTGAAAGGCTCGGAAGGAAGATGCCAACTATCG ATGAAAAAAGTGGAGGCGGTGTCCAGCTGAAAAGGAGTCTGGCTGAGCGTCTGGGCAGAGTTGTGGATGAAGAAGAGCCATTAATGTCCCCACAGAAAG tttttAAGCCTATTAAGGAAAGACTTGGATCGACAACTGCTCTTGTTGCACTTACTGGCCGAG CTGAGACCAACACAGAATCTAAGAAAGCTCCTGAGCAGATCCGCATCAAAACTCTGGAGGAGATCAAACAGGAAAAGGCAGCAATGTCTAAGAGCCAGAAGGATGGTCCTTCTATTGTGGGACCAGAGAGCACCAAAACCAATAAGGGTGTCAAGCGAGCCATCAGTGTTAAAGATGACTCAATTCGCTGTGTCAAAACGTTCTCAGAGATCAATCCAGCCAAGAAGAcaaggaaggaggagcagaagcCCAGCCCAAAAAAGGCAAAGGACACTGTGGAGAAACCCCCAGGCAAGAGCCAAGCACAGCCGAATGCAGCTGGGCCCTGTTCTGAGGCTACAAACGTAGAGGAAGTTCGAGTAAAGACCCTGGAGGAGATCCGCAGGGAGAAAGCAGCAAAGATACAGGCTCAACAGGGTATGCAGGCTGAAATCAAGAGGAGCACTGATACTAAGGAGAATGGTGAAAAGATTCCTTGCCTACTGCGCATCAACAAACTAGCTCCCCAAA CAGGCAGCATCACAGCACAGAACAGAGCTGAGGTTACAGCTCAAACTGCTGCTCCTGAG ACCAGGCCTGCAAAGACCTATAACGTCAAGGTCAAGACCTTCGAGGAGATCATGCGCAAGAAGCGCCTCCGcaggcaggaagtggaggagcaggacaaaACCTCAGCTGAAGCAAGTGATTTGATCCCCCTCAAATCCAAGGCTGCATCACCTCTCAACAGCACTGCTTCTTCTGGTGCAAGAGTTGCAGCTGTGACCTCAGTCCCTGTTCAGCAGAGCTCTTCACCAAGGGCGTGCGAGTCTAAGTCAAAGATTCCCAGAAACTCCAGGGAGGTCTCAGTCAAAAACTCAAAGAACTCAACAGCACCGCCACCAGCAAAGCAATCCAGAGCAGCTCCTCATGAAAGTGCAGAGTTCCCGGCCGCTGAcaaaacactgagcaataataataagaaatccCCAGAACACACTCGAGATGCCAAAG TGAGGCCCAAACTGAATGTGAAGCCATCTGTCATGAAGCCTGCAGTGCAGGTGAAACCAGGCCAGAAGAGGAGGGGAACAGAGCGATctgctgtggctgctgtgaAACCTCTGAACAGTagctgcagagaggtggaggagccaCTGCCAGAGACAGTATGCCAAGATGGACAA GTGTTACCATCTTCCAGTGCTGCTGCTCCCCCCAGTCCCAGCACCCTGCTGGACTGCCTGGACTGCAGCTCCAGCCCTCTGAGAGAGGAGCTCCAGACTGTCCCTGTATTCAATGAGAGTCTGAGCCAGGAAACAAAGCCCACCTTCAGTATTAATACTTCCAGAGACACTGGTGAACTCCCCCAAAG CCCAGTCCTGAAGACCCCCATTCAGCCCAGGGCCCGAAGACAGAGCGCTGCTCTGTCCACCTCAGCCGTGGACGACTTCGAGGACCTGATAAACGAATTCACAGACGACCACCTGGAGGACGATGTAGACCCGGGCATCGGAGAGGACGACCTGCTGCAGGAACTCTCagagatgattgacagctga